The following proteins are encoded in a genomic region of Vitis riparia cultivar Riparia Gloire de Montpellier isolate 1030 unplaced genomic scaffold, EGFV_Vit.rip_1.0 scaffold641_pilon_pilon, whole genome shotgun sequence:
- the LOC117910177 gene encoding GTP cyclohydrolase 1-like yields the protein MGALDEGHFSVELEDGVNVEVGFEPETLPIEEAVKVLLQGLGEDINREGLRKTPARVAKALCEGTRGYRQKAKDIVQGALFPEAGLDEGVGHAGGVGGLVIVRDLDLFSYCESCLLPFQVKCHVGYVPSGQQVVGLSKLSRVADVFAKRLQDPQRLADEVCSALNHGIKPAGVAVVLQCLHIHFPNLELGFLDSTHQEWVKVSVCSGKGLFENSKATIWSDFLSLLKFRGMNVEKTRTKDSTSPCWCPSQSSSALIPCKIELVHQMDAAVTSILKSLGEDPLRKELVRTPNRYVRWLMNFEKANLELKLNGFVCGKMDPFHPSCNEAEMQSELNLAFWSLCEHHLLPFHGVVHIGYFCTKGTNPIARSILESIVHFYGFKLQVQERLTRQVSETVSSLLGGDVIVVVEASHSCMVSRGIEKLGSNTATMALLGQFSTDAAAKDMFLQSIQNTSTS from the exons ATGGGGGCTTTGGATGAGGGGCACTTTAGTGTGGAACTGGAGGATGGCGTGAATGTGGAGGTGGGATTTGAGCCAGAGACTCTACCCATTGAGGAGGCTGTTAAAGTGCTTCTGCAGGGTTTGGGTGAGGATATCAATAGGGAAGGCCTCCGTAAGACCCCTGCCCGTGTTGCCAAGGCCCTTTGTGAAGGAACTAGAG gtTACAGGCAAAAGGCAAAAGACATTGTTCAAGGTGCCTTATTCCCTGAAGCTGGTTTGGATGAGGGAGTTGGTCATGCAGGAGGAGTGGGCGGGCTCGTGATTGTTCGAGATCTTGATCTCTTCTCATACTGTGAATCTTGTTTGCTTCCATTCCAGGTAAAGTGTCATGTGGGTTATGTCCCATCAGGGCAACAGGTTGTGGGCTTAAGTAAGCTTTCTCGGGTAGCTGATGTTTTTGCAAAACGACTCCAAGATCCACAGCGTCTCGCAGATGAAGTGTGTTCTGCTTTGAACCATGGGATCAAGCCTGCAGGTGTTGCTGTTGTACTCCAGTGTTTACATATTCATTTCCCGAATTTAGAGTTGGGCTTCCTTGATTCAACCCATCAAGAGTGGGTCAAAGTATCGGTTTGTTCCGGTAAAGGcctttttgaaaattcaaaggCCACCATTTGGAGCGATTTTTTAAGTCTCCTGAAATTCCGAGGCATGAATGTGGAGAAAACCCGTACCAAAGATTCCACAAGTCCATGTTGGTGCCCATCCCAGTCCTCCTCTGCTTTAATTCCATGCAAGATAGAACTTGTCCACCAAATGGATGCTGCAGTAACTTCAATTCTCAAGTCTTTGGGTGAAGACCCATTGAGGAAAGAGCTGGTACGAACCCCTAATCGTTATGTGAGGTGGCTGATGAACTTTGAAAAAGCTAACTTGGAGCTGAAGTTAAATGGGTTTGTTTGTGGtaagatggatccttttcaTCCCAGTTGCAACGAGGCAGAGATGCAGTCTGAGCTGAACTTGGCATTCTGGTCTCTGTGCGAGCATCATTTACTTCCCTTTCACGGTGTTGTGCATATAGGCTACTTCTGCACCAAAGGAACCAATCCCATTGCAAGATCCATTTTAGAGTCAATAGTACATTTCTATGGCTTCAAGCTCCAAGTACAGGAAAGGCTTACCAGGCAGGTTTCTGAGACTGTTTCATCTCTGCTAGGTGGAGATGTGATAGTGGTGGTGGAAGCTAGTCACTCGTGCATGGTCTCCAGAGGAATTGAGAAGTTAGGAAGTAATACTGCTACAATGGCTCTGCTTGGCCAGTTTTCAACCGATGCTGCTGCAAAAGACATGTTTTTGCAGAGCATTCAAAACACTTCAACTTCTTGA